The following are encoded together in the Blautia obeum ATCC 29174 genome:
- a CDS encoding ABC transporter permease: MPEHSPAQKQYLLRVRRKKYMIHVSRILLFLGFLFLWEVSARRRWIDSFIFSSPSEIWQTFFTMIQDQSLFTHIGITLTETLVSFVFTVFLGIGTAVLLWCCPKLSRILEPYLVVLNSLPKSALAPLLIVWLGANIRTIIVAGMSVAIFGSIINLYTGFREADPEKLKLIRTLGGTKKDELTKIVLPSSVPLILSVMKVNIGLCLVGVIIGEFIGARQGLGYLIIYGSQTFKLTWVLMSIVILCVIAMGLYAILDFIEKRAQKW; the protein is encoded by the coding sequence ATGCCTGAACATTCTCCTGCACAAAAACAGTACCTTCTTCGTGTCCGGCGGAAAAAATATATGATTCACGTGTCCAGGATACTTTTGTTCCTGGGCTTTCTGTTTTTATGGGAAGTGTCTGCCAGACGGAGATGGATTGATTCTTTTATCTTCAGCAGTCCGTCTGAAATCTGGCAGACATTTTTTACAATGATCCAGGATCAGTCCCTGTTTACACATATCGGGATCACCCTGACAGAAACACTGGTCAGTTTTGTGTTTACTGTTTTTCTCGGGATTGGCACAGCAGTTCTTCTGTGGTGCTGTCCGAAACTTTCGCGGATCCTGGAGCCTTACCTCGTCGTCCTAAACAGTCTGCCAAAATCCGCCCTTGCCCCACTCCTGATCGTATGGCTGGGTGCAAATATACGCACAATCATTGTCGCAGGAATGTCTGTGGCGATCTTTGGCTCGATCATCAATCTCTACACTGGCTTCCGCGAAGCTGACCCAGAGAAACTCAAGCTCATCCGCACCCTCGGCGGCACAAAAAAAGACGAACTGACAAAGATTGTCCTTCCGTCTTCTGTGCCCCTCATCTTAAGTGTGATGAAAGTCAATATTGGGTTGTGCCTTGTCGGCGTGATCATCGGAGAATTCATTGGCGCCCGCCAGGGACTTGGATACCTGATCATCTACGGTTCCCAGACGTTTAAGCTGACGTGGGTACTGATGTCCATCGTAATCCTGTGCGTGATTGCAATGGGGCTGTACGCTATTCTGGATTTTATTGAAAAACGTGCACAGAAATGGTAA
- a CDS encoding carbohydrate ABC transporter substrate-binding protein gives MKKRFAASTMILAMSAATVLSPITAFADAEEQELNIAIFQGGYGDAYWNQMVELFEESHEGVKVNMTISPTIGDIIRPQIVAGNVPDFICLNDGGEDGVILSLIKEHALLNLNDVFDGENYAGTGTLRDDITDGILASSKCAPYGDGDIYLAPFNSGPQGLIYNKTFFDENNLEVPKTWDEFFALGDTVKDIDGRSLFTYQGIYPGYMEEMLWPAIANECGEEALTKIANYEEGSFNNEGVLKALTHIKEIADKGYLLEGTVGMNHTESQTEMMLGKAAFITNGTWMENEMQDAPREDGFEFAMAPIPTENADDVHYVFDSCEQFSIPAAAKNQELAKEFLRFLYSDESVSAFAEASGALYATKSAREVAKDKLSTAIYNMYGIYDEANASSLIMSFSAVPADCKINPKDEIFNPITSVMNDEMTVEEWAQNVEDAFAQVRADQEAAK, from the coding sequence ATGAAGAAAAGATTTGCAGCTTCTACTATGATTCTTGCGATGAGCGCGGCTACCGTACTCTCACCGATCACTGCATTTGCAGACGCAGAAGAACAGGAACTGAACATCGCGATCTTCCAGGGTGGATACGGAGATGCTTACTGGAATCAGATGGTAGAACTTTTTGAGGAAAGCCATGAGGGTGTGAAAGTGAACATGACCATCAGCCCTACCATCGGTGATATCATCCGTCCACAAATCGTTGCCGGAAATGTACCGGATTTTATCTGTCTGAATGATGGCGGTGAGGACGGCGTGATCCTTTCTCTGATCAAAGAACATGCACTTCTGAACCTGAATGATGTCTTTGATGGCGAGAACTATGCAGGAACCGGTACACTTCGTGATGATATCACAGATGGAATCCTTGCAAGCAGTAAATGTGCCCCATATGGAGATGGTGATATCTATCTCGCACCTTTTAACAGCGGTCCGCAGGGACTGATCTACAACAAGACATTCTTCGATGAAAATAATCTGGAAGTTCCGAAGACCTGGGATGAGTTCTTTGCACTTGGCGATACAGTCAAAGATATCGACGGACGTTCTCTCTTCACTTATCAGGGAATCTATCCGGGATACATGGAAGAAATGCTCTGGCCGGCAATCGCAAATGAGTGCGGCGAAGAAGCACTCACAAAGATTGCAAATTATGAAGAAGGTTCTTTCAATAACGAAGGCGTGCTGAAAGCCCTCACTCATATCAAAGAGATCGCAGACAAGGGATATCTTCTGGAAGGTACGGTAGGTATGAACCATACAGAATCCCAGACAGAGATGATGCTTGGAAAAGCTGCTTTTATCACAAACGGAACCTGGATGGAAAATGAGATGCAGGATGCTCCGAGAGAAGACGGATTTGAGTTTGCCATGGCGCCGATCCCGACAGAGAATGCAGACGATGTCCACTATGTATTTGACAGCTGTGAGCAGTTCTCTATTCCGGCAGCTGCAAAGAATCAGGAACTTGCAAAAGAATTCCTCCGTTTCCTGTACAGCGATGAATCTGTATCTGCATTTGCAGAAGCTTCCGGTGCCCTTTATGCAACAAAGAGTGCCCGTGAAGTAGCAAAAGATAAACTTTCTACAGCAATCTACAATATGTACGGAATCTATGATGAAGCAAATGCATCTTCTCTGATCATGAGCTTCTCAGCAGTTCCGGCTGACTGCAAGATCAATCCAAAAGATGAGATCTTCAACCCGATCACTTCTGTTATGAACGATGAAATGACAGTAGAAGAGTGGGCACAGAACGTAGAAGATGCTTTTGCACAGGTTCGTGCAGATCAGGAAGCTGCCAAATAA
- a CDS encoding alpha-L-fucosidase gives MPTDQELIKIVPSKRQLKYQETEFYAFFHFGMNTYTNREWGDGTEDPGIFNPQEFDAGQWVSAVKAAGMKGVILTCKHHDGFCLWPTKYTQHSVASSPWKDGAGDVVQEVSDACCRYGLKFGIYLSPWDRNQPCYGSGKEYDDYYIAQLTELLTGYGEIFSVWLDGACGEGPNGKKQVYNWERYYACVRNYQPEACICVCGPDIRWCGNEAGDVRKSEWSVVPARTALAESVQERSQQSDDEEFRQRKITSDMEDLGSRAVLEGEHALIWYPAEVNTSIRPGWFYHSEEDDQVKSLEELVHIYLGSVGGNATFLLNIPPMPNGLLHENDVERLKELGEWQKGSFSRNLLEESHRPVELVFALDEAEDAGYLVLKEEIRYSQRVEAFEVFVRDQGEWEKVYTGTVIGYKKIIPIFKENVREIRIVLNDYRVLPQISFVGVYPRNYYQCP, from the coding sequence ATGCCGACAGACCAGGAATTGATTAAGATTGTTCCGTCGAAGCGTCAGCTTAAGTATCAGGAAACGGAATTTTATGCATTTTTTCACTTTGGGATGAATACGTACACGAACCGGGAATGGGGAGACGGTACGGAAGATCCCGGAATTTTTAATCCGCAGGAATTCGATGCCGGGCAATGGGTATCGGCGGTGAAGGCGGCAGGAATGAAAGGCGTGATCCTTACCTGTAAGCATCATGACGGATTTTGCCTGTGGCCGACGAAATATACACAGCACAGTGTCGCTTCAAGTCCATGGAAGGATGGGGCAGGAGATGTAGTACAGGAAGTCTCGGATGCCTGCTGTCGTTATGGATTGAAGTTTGGAATCTATCTTTCTCCGTGGGACCGGAATCAGCCATGTTATGGAAGCGGGAAAGAATATGACGACTATTATATTGCACAGTTGACGGAACTTCTGACCGGGTATGGAGAAATCTTCAGTGTCTGGCTGGACGGGGCCTGTGGGGAAGGTCCGAATGGAAAGAAGCAGGTTTATAACTGGGAGAGATATTATGCATGTGTACGGAACTATCAGCCAGAGGCCTGCATCTGCGTCTGCGGACCGGACATCCGGTGGTGTGGAAATGAAGCCGGCGATGTAAGAAAATCTGAGTGGAGTGTAGTTCCTGCGAGGACAGCCCTGGCAGAAAGTGTTCAAGAAAGAAGCCAGCAGTCGGATGATGAAGAATTCCGCCAGAGGAAGATCACCAGTGATATGGAAGACCTTGGAAGCCGTGCCGTCCTTGAAGGCGAACATGCCCTGATCTGGTATCCGGCAGAGGTAAATACCTCGATCCGGCCGGGATGGTTTTATCATTCGGAAGAGGATGATCAGGTAAAAAGCCTGGAGGAACTGGTCCATATTTATCTGGGTTCTGTTGGTGGAAATGCAACATTTCTTCTGAATATCCCGCCGATGCCGAACGGGCTTTTGCATGAGAATGATGTGGAACGATTGAAGGAACTGGGAGAATGGCAGAAGGGAAGCTTTTCTCGTAATTTGCTGGAAGAATCCCATAGGCCGGTGGAACTTGTCTTCGCACTGGATGAAGCAGAAGATGCCGGGTATCTGGTATTAAAAGAAGAAATCCGGTACAGCCAGAGAGTAGAGGCTTTTGAAGTATTTGTAAGGGATCAGGGAGAGTGGGAGAAAGTCTATACCGGAACCGTGATCGGTTACAAAAAAATCATTCCGATTTTTAAAGAAAACGTGAGAGAAATCAGAATCGTACTAAACGATTACAGAGTTCTGCCGCAGATTTCCTTTGTTGGAGTGTATCCGAGAAACTACTACCAATGTCCTTGA
- a CDS encoding cache domain-containing sensor histidine kinase — protein MNKKQGYQGFRKFSIKTRLVIALLLISIIPLAGISGYSFHIFSVALREKLSASISQTLSMINLNMVSEIEKYQYLCGSICISEEIKDGLLNKDMSDIEKNQAINEIQSMIRTKIIYPAQAKNITVYDTDGNIFYDLGYDGFYQNDVDMLLDRLRQENQDVWAYVHTYRDRDILVLGRRIYEQYSESRVIGYTLISIDEKIFSKTVLEPVGLADSSNIMYMNMDGTVLSSWDRNIALGEKVDSEFLKNIQQKLPSRTDSFSIHKDGEEQLVTYIFNKKLNQLFVYTMPYHYINSEVYTMLRRILIVAVILVLTCIGIVAMVYPGITSPIRSMLDFCKELSHGNLDVRIQDNHKDELSDLSGSMNHMADTIQNLLEQQKEQEKKKRELELQMLQYQLNPHFLFNTLNSLRFVAAMHNDQIVSDGIQALSSLLQNTLTNKNEYITVQEELENLENYFAILRIRYAGSFEYSFHVEDEELLSCLVPKLILQPLAENSVMHGSSDDGSVMEIHITCWKEDGHMILELQDDGKGFEITRTDLNPHKDRKKIGVANVNDRIQLNFGREYGLKIDSHPCEGTTCTLTLPKLYADTLSQQPEE, from the coding sequence ATGAATAAAAAACAAGGTTATCAGGGATTTCGTAAATTCAGTATCAAAACAAGGCTTGTCATTGCCCTTTTGCTGATATCGATTATACCATTGGCAGGAATCAGTGGCTATTCCTTTCATATCTTTTCCGTAGCACTTCGGGAAAAACTTTCTGCTTCCATTTCCCAGACTTTATCAATGATCAATCTGAATATGGTAAGTGAAATCGAAAAATATCAGTATCTGTGCGGCTCTATCTGCATCAGCGAAGAGATCAAGGACGGGCTTCTGAACAAAGATATGTCAGATATTGAGAAAAATCAGGCGATCAATGAGATCCAGAGCATGATCCGTACCAAGATCATCTATCCGGCGCAGGCCAAAAATATCACGGTATACGATACCGACGGAAATATTTTTTATGACCTTGGCTATGACGGTTTCTATCAGAATGATGTGGATATGCTCCTTGACCGGCTGCGCCAGGAAAATCAGGATGTATGGGCGTATGTGCACACCTACCGCGACAGAGATATCCTGGTCCTTGGAAGAAGAATCTATGAGCAGTACAGTGAAAGCCGCGTCATCGGTTACACCCTGATTTCCATCGATGAGAAGATTTTTTCCAAGACCGTGCTCGAACCGGTAGGGCTGGCAGATTCTTCTAATATTATGTATATGAATATGGACGGTACTGTTCTTTCCTCTTGGGACCGAAATATCGCACTCGGTGAAAAGGTTGACAGCGAATTTCTCAAAAACATCCAGCAGAAGCTTCCTTCCAGAACCGATTCCTTCAGCATCCACAAAGATGGCGAAGAACAGCTGGTCACTTATATTTTCAACAAAAAGCTTAACCAGCTTTTTGTGTACACCATGCCTTATCATTATATCAATTCCGAAGTTTATACCATGCTTCGCCGAATCCTGATCGTGGCAGTGATCCTGGTCCTCACGTGCATCGGGATCGTCGCAATGGTATATCCGGGAATCACCTCCCCGATCAGAAGCATGCTGGATTTCTGTAAAGAATTATCCCACGGAAACCTGGATGTCCGTATTCAGGATAACCACAAAGACGAACTTTCAGACCTGTCCGGCAGCATGAACCACATGGCAGATACCATCCAGAATCTGCTCGAACAGCAAAAAGAACAGGAAAAGAAAAAGAGAGAGCTTGAACTTCAGATGCTCCAGTATCAGCTCAATCCTCATTTTCTTTTTAACACCTTAAACAGCCTACGCTTTGTAGCAGCCATGCACAATGATCAGATCGTCAGCGATGGGATCCAGGCACTCAGCAGTCTTCTTCAGAACACGCTCACGAATAAGAATGAATATATCACCGTGCAGGAAGAACTTGAAAATTTGGAAAATTATTTTGCCATTCTCCGCATCCGGTATGCAGGAAGTTTCGAATATTCTTTCCATGTGGAGGATGAAGAGCTGCTCTCCTGTCTCGTTCCCAAGCTGATCCTGCAGCCGCTCGCCGAAAATTCTGTAATGCATGGTTCTTCCGATGACGGTTCTGTCATGGAGATCCATATTACCTGCTGGAAGGAAGACGGACATATGATCCTGGAACTTCAGGATGACGGAAAAGGATTCGAGATAACCCGGACTGATCTGAACCCGCACAAGGACCGCAAAAAAATCGGCGTAGCAAATGTAAATGACCGGATCCAGCTGAACTTCGGACGGGAATACGGATTAAAGATTGACAGTCACCCGTGCGAAGGCACCACCTGTACCCTGACACTGCCAAAGCTTTATGCTGATACCCTGTCACAACAGCCTGAAGAATAG
- a CDS encoding response regulator transcription factor: MYSILIIDDEPIVKIALRSILPWEEHGFSICGTASNGLEAMSLIEKHQPDVIITDLKMPEMDGLELIRTLKEKNYPGEILVLSNYEDFDSVRSALLLGAADYLLKVKISPDTLLACLNKTTEKLQEKADRKVPVPAETVSENRTRLLLSFFEGETSLSSFTGQNAGTDLRFMQEPCAVCYVTFEKFLSNEAFSISGKLLRDMILDAVQGVLQPYILVLNDYSALVVFSQKELDAGQMKVDQLVKKLYNRFTMYQSFAPDMPYQENLPDYEEARNIYQTFTINEGHYTDDIAKTLAYIEGNYMHRLTLSSISANVSLSSSYLCRVFKSEVGTSITSYLNNLRIRKAATMIKDNRLSLKEISTMVGINDQLYFSRLFKKCMGISPSEYGKRFHQ, encoded by the coding sequence ATGTACAGTATACTTATTATAGATGATGAACCCATTGTAAAAATCGCCCTCCGTTCGATCCTCCCCTGGGAAGAACACGGTTTTTCCATTTGCGGGACCGCTTCAAACGGTCTGGAAGCCATGTCTCTCATTGAGAAGCATCAGCCGGATGTAATCATCACCGACCTCAAAATGCCGGAAATGGACGGACTGGAACTGATCCGTACTTTGAAAGAAAAAAATTATCCCGGAGAGATCCTTGTCCTCAGCAATTATGAGGATTTTGATTCTGTGCGGAGCGCGCTCCTTCTGGGTGCAGCAGACTATCTGCTAAAAGTCAAGATCAGTCCGGACACCCTTCTCGCCTGCCTGAACAAAACGACCGAAAAACTGCAGGAAAAAGCCGACAGGAAAGTTCCTGTTCCAGCCGAAACTGTATCCGAGAACAGAACCCGCCTACTCCTCTCCTTTTTTGAGGGAGAGACTTCCCTTTCCTCCTTTACAGGTCAAAACGCCGGCACAGACCTGCGCTTTATGCAGGAACCATGCGCCGTCTGCTATGTGACCTTTGAAAAGTTTCTGTCCAATGAAGCCTTTTCTATCTCGGGGAAACTTCTGCGTGATATGATCCTGGACGCAGTACAGGGCGTACTTCAGCCATATATCCTTGTACTGAACGATTACAGTGCACTGGTAGTCTTTTCCCAGAAAGAACTGGATGCAGGTCAGATGAAAGTCGATCAGCTCGTAAAAAAGCTGTACAACCGCTTCACCATGTACCAGTCCTTTGCCCCGGATATGCCATATCAGGAAAATCTTCCAGACTATGAAGAAGCCAGAAACATCTATCAGACCTTTACCATAAATGAAGGGCATTATACAGACGATATTGCTAAAACCCTCGCATATATCGAAGGAAATTACATGCACCGGCTCACATTGTCCTCCATTTCCGCAAATGTCAGCTTAAGTTCCAGCTATCTGTGCCGTGTTTTTAAATCGGAGGTAGGAACAAGCATCACCAGTTATCTGAACAATCTCCGAATACGAAAAGCCGCCACCATGATCAAAGACAACAGGCTTTCTCTCAAGGAGATCTCCACAATGGTAGGAATCAATGACCAGCTCTATTTCAGCAGGCTGTTTAAGAAATGTATGGGAATTTCTCCCTCGGAATACGGGAAACGATTTCATCAGTAA
- a CDS encoding carbohydrate ABC transporter permease, with protein sequence MKTVRTWCIRILMILFTIIFLYPLFWNLMSAFKTNAEYLTDPYALPVSLNLDNFVAAWQKANIAAYFGNSVFVTVLSTALLLLFVIPISYVLARYRFAGSKLISTIYMACIFLQATYIMIPLFLELQAINGLNNLPVLCLVYAVMQFPFCIFTLQGFMSAVPKDFEESARIDGATNLQLLLKVMVPLAKPGIATITMLSAMGFWNEYPLALVLLTDDAQKTLPIGMANLFEVQKYATDWGALFAGLVIIMIPTMIIYLIGQRYLLQGIGAGGLKG encoded by the coding sequence ATGAAAACTGTAAGAACCTGGTGTATCAGGATCCTGATGATTCTGTTTACGATTATTTTTCTTTATCCGCTTTTCTGGAATTTGATGTCTGCGTTCAAGACGAATGCGGAATATCTGACAGATCCTTATGCGCTACCGGTATCATTGAATCTGGATAATTTTGTCGCTGCATGGCAGAAGGCAAATATTGCGGCGTATTTTGGAAATTCTGTGTTTGTGACAGTGTTGTCTACGGCATTGCTTCTGCTGTTTGTCATACCGATTTCTTATGTACTGGCAAGATACCGTTTTGCCGGAAGCAAACTGATCTCGACGATCTATATGGCATGTATTTTCCTCCAGGCAACGTATATCATGATCCCGCTGTTTCTGGAATTACAGGCGATCAACGGGCTGAATAATCTGCCGGTACTCTGCCTGGTCTATGCAGTCATGCAGTTCCCGTTCTGCATCTTTACTCTGCAGGGCTTTATGTCTGCGGTGCCGAAAGATTTTGAAGAATCTGCACGGATCGATGGCGCCACAAACCTTCAGCTTCTTCTGAAAGTTATGGTTCCGCTTGCAAAACCGGGAATTGCAACGATCACAATGTTGAGCGCGATGGGATTCTGGAATGAATATCCGCTGGCACTAGTCCTCCTGACCGATGATGCCCAAAAGACCCTTCCGATCGGAATGGCAAATTTGTTTGAAGTACAGAAGTATGCGACAGACTGGGGCGCACTGTTTGCGGGACTTGTGATCATTATGATTCCAACCATGATCATTTATCTGATCGGGCAGAGATATCTGCTGCAGGGAATCGGTGCAGGCGGATTGAAAGGGTGA
- a CDS encoding ABC transporter ATP-binding protein: protein MKPLLEIRNVSLSYHTVSGETKALSNISFNLMPSEFLAVVGPSGCGKSTLLNLICGMLLAEEGTILMNGIPPSSGDPRIGYMLQKDHLLEWRTIYQNVILGLEIRNEKTPEKLAYIEEMLDTYGLDKFRTARPSQLSGGMRQRAALIRTLALKPDLLLLDEPFSALDYQTRLNVSDDIGRILKKENKPAILVTHDISEAISMADRVIILTKRPAHVARIVPIRLSLDEKTPLAARGAPEFKSYFNLIWKELNQYA, encoded by the coding sequence ATGAAACCCCTTCTGGAAATCAGAAATGTTTCTCTTTCTTATCATACCGTATCCGGAGAAACAAAAGCTCTTTCAAATATATCGTTTAACCTAATGCCAAGTGAATTTCTTGCTGTTGTCGGTCCGTCCGGCTGTGGAAAATCCACACTTCTGAACCTAATCTGCGGCATGCTCCTGGCAGAGGAGGGCACGATTCTTATGAACGGCATTCCTCCGTCCTCCGGCGACCCGCGCATCGGATATATGCTCCAGAAAGATCATCTTCTGGAATGGCGAACCATCTATCAGAACGTAATTCTTGGACTTGAGATCCGCAATGAAAAAACGCCAGAAAAGCTTGCTTATATCGAAGAAATGCTAGACACTTACGGACTTGACAAATTCCGTACTGCCCGTCCTTCTCAGTTATCCGGCGGGATGCGACAGCGTGCAGCTCTCATCCGCACACTAGCATTAAAACCAGACCTGCTCCTGCTTGATGAACCTTTTTCTGCTCTGGACTATCAGACACGACTGAATGTCAGCGATGACATCGGACGTATCCTGAAAAAGGAAAATAAGCCGGCAATCTTGGTCACTCATGATATTTCCGAGGCGATCAGTATGGCAGACCGTGTGATAATTCTGACCAAACGTCCTGCCCATGTTGCACGCATTGTCCCAATCCGGCTTTCACTGGATGAGAAGACACCGCTCGCTGCACGCGGTGCACCGGAATTTAAATCCTATTTTAATCTTATATGGAAGGAGCTGAACCAGTATGCCTGA
- a CDS encoding carbohydrate ABC transporter permease: MVKKPKLFIALCTLPALILTIVFMIVPMLNAIYLSFTSSTALSVGFNSKFVFLDNYIYMFKDKDFVQALFNTFKLMLVIPALTIFLSLVFAFILTQGELREKSFYRTVFFFPSVVSMTVVGIVWSFVFNPTRGILNHMLDLFNISSWKHAWLGEGKTALWCIGAALVWQAIGYYMVMHVASIDGISQEIYEAASIDGATGAQKFFKITIPLLRRSIGTTYILALSGTINLSFTLSNVMTGGGPNGASSVLLQYMYTQGMRNANFGYAMAIAMFTLMLAIVLAMISRKLSAEKE; encoded by the coding sequence GTGGTAAAAAAGCCGAAATTATTTATAGCTTTGTGTACGCTTCCCGCGCTGATTCTTACGATCGTTTTTATGATTGTACCGATGCTGAATGCCATCTATCTGTCGTTTACCAGTTCCACTGCGCTCAGTGTTGGATTCAACAGTAAGTTTGTATTCCTGGATAATTATATTTATATGTTCAAAGACAAGGACTTTGTACAGGCACTTTTTAATACGTTTAAACTGATGCTTGTGATTCCGGCACTGACGATCTTTCTGAGCCTGGTATTTGCTTTCATCCTTACACAGGGAGAACTCCGGGAGAAATCTTTTTATCGTACGGTATTCTTTTTTCCAAGTGTTGTCTCTATGACCGTTGTCGGAATCGTGTGGTCTTTTGTATTTAATCCGACAAGAGGAATCCTCAATCATATGCTGGATCTTTTTAACATTTCTTCCTGGAAGCATGCCTGGCTCGGAGAGGGAAAAACAGCGCTCTGGTGTATCGGTGCTGCACTGGTATGGCAGGCGATCGGTTATTATATGGTAATGCATGTGGCTTCAATCGACGGGATCTCTCAGGAAATTTACGAAGCTGCCTCGATCGATGGAGCGACCGGAGCCCAGAAGTTTTTCAAGATCACGATCCCGCTTCTTCGTAGGTCCATCGGAACGACTTATATCCTTGCTCTGTCAGGAACGATCAATCTGAGTTTTACCCTGTCCAATGTCATGACGGGAGGAGGTCCGAACGGTGCTTCCAGTGTCCTTCTGCAGTATATGTACACGCAGGGTATGCGGAATGCAAACTTTGGCTATGCGATGGCGATCGCCATGTTTACGCTTATGCTTGCAATCGTGCTTGCGATGATCTCACGAAAACTGTCAGCTGAGAAAGAATAG